The genomic window CTCCCAGCGCACCATGGCCTCCTGGATCCGCAGCCACAGCCTGCAGATCATCCCCGGGGTGGGGCACCTGATCCACTACGAGGCGCCGCAGACCGCCGCGCGGATGATCGAGGACTTCCTGGAGTCCCCCGCTCCCGAGCCGCTGGAGGGCTACGACCAGCTGCCCCACGCGGACACCACCGTGTCCACCCCGGACCAGCTCACCGGGATGCTGCCGGCCGTGGACCCCGACGCGAGCGCCGCGCAGTTCCGCCGGGAGACCCGGGCGCGCGGACTGTCCGGGGAGTCCGAGCGGTGAAGCTGCTCTTCGACGCCCGCTACATCCGCACCGACCACCACGACGGCATCAGCCGCTACAGCACCGAGCTGCTCGCCGCCACCGCACGCGCGGCGCGGCAGGATCCGCGGGTGCGGCTGTGCGCGCTGGTCAGCGACCCTGCCCAGCGGGCGTTCGTGCCCGAGGACGTCGCCACGGTCACGGGACCCCCGGTCACCTCCCCCGCCGAGGTCCTCACGGCGCTCGCGGCCAACCGCTTCGACCCGGACGTGGTGTTCTCCCCCATGCAGACCATGGGCTCCCTGGGGCGCCGGTACCGGCTGATCCTCACACTGCACGACCTGATCTACTACGAGCACCCCCAGCCCCCGGGCGACCTGCCGCTACCGGTGCAGTGGGGCTGGCGCGCCTACCACAGGGCCTGGTGGCCGCAGCGGCTCACCCTCAACCGCGCGGACGCCGTGGCCACGGTCTCCGAGACCTCCCGGCAGCAGATCCTGGCCCACCGCCTCACGAAGCGCGACGTGCGCGTGGTGGCCAACGCGGCGCCGTGGGCGGGAATCCCCGAGGACAAGGCACTCGCGCGGCTTCCGCAGCGCGGCACGGACCTCGTGTACATGGGCTCGTTCCTGCCGTACAAGAACGTGGAGACCCTGCTGCGGGCCATGGCGCACCTGCCCGGCCACACCCTGCACCTGCTCTCGCGCATCTCCCCCGCGCGCCGCGCCGAGCTGCAGGCCCTCGTCCCGGCCGGGGCCCGCGTGGTCTTCCACGGCGGAGTGGGCGAGGCCGAGTACCGCGAGCTGCTGTCCACGTGCGCCGCCCTCGTCACCGCGTCCCGCGCGGAGGGCTACGGATTGCCGCTCGTGGAGGCCTTCGCCGAGGGGGCGCCCGTGGTCTGCTCCGAGCTGCCGATCTTCCGCGAGGTCGCCGGGGACGCCGCGGGCTACGCCCCGGTGGACGACGACGCCGCGTTCGCCGCCCGGGTGCGCGAACTCACGAACCCTGCCGTGGCCCACGAGCGCGTGCTCGCGGGGTTGGAGCGGATCTGCGAGCACACCTGGGAGGACTCCGCGCGGGACCTGCTGGACCTGGCGTGGGAGCTGCACCAACGCACCTGAGCTGGGCTGTGAACACCCGCGGCGTGGGCCGGGGCACGAGAACCGGGTCCTGTTTTCTGTCTACTACCCCGGGTGGCCGTGGTGGTCCGGGCCGTCGAAGGACCGGCCATGGTGAGGTGACTCACCGGCCCCGGCACCGGGTGGGTGCGCCGCCCGACCCTGTGAAGTGGTCGCTGCTTCTTCTCGCCCGCGTGCTGGTTTCGCTGGCGTGCTAGATGCTGCAGATGTACCAGCGGTACTACCTGGGGCTCACTTCCGAGTGGCTGCGGACCGTCTTATTCCCCGGCAGGCCCCTGCACCTCGGCGATGGGTACCACCTCTCCGCGCCACAGCGCGGGGTCCCGTCCGGGGTGACGCGACGCGGTGCTCCGCTCCCCGGTACTCGGCCCTGGGGGACTCAGCCCTGCACGTGTGAGCAGACAGCGCTCCGAGTGGTGACCGGGGGCGACGTCGTCGGCCCCCTCAGGCGCGCACCACCCGTTCCCGCAGCAGCCACTGGGCCAGGGCGTCCAGCGCGATGCCGAGCAGCCCGATGACGAGGATCACCACGAGCATCTCGTCGTAGGCCAGACGGTCCCGCGCGTTGAGGATCTCGTAGCCCAGCCCGGTGCTGACCCCCAGCATTTCCGCGGGCACCAGCACGACCCACGAGATGCCCAGCGCTAGGCGCACCCCGGTCATGACGTAAGGACGGATGCTCGGAAACACCACCGTGAGCAGCCGCTCGAACGGCGTCGCGCCCAGGGTACGTGCCACGCGGAGGTGGGCCGGGTCCAGCGCGGCGACTCCCGCCGCGGTGTTCAGGGTGATCGGCCACACGGCGGCGGCGGCCACGAGGAAGACCACCGGCGCGCTGCCCACTCCGAACAGGGCCACGGCCACCGGTGCCCACGACAGCGGCGAGACCATCCGCAGGAACTGCACCACGGGCGCGCTCGCCCACCGCACCCGTTGCCAGGAACCGATCACCAGTCCCAGCGGTACGCCGATCGCCGTCGCCAGCAACAGACCGCCGAGCAGGCGCCACAGACTCGTGACCGCGTCCTGGACCACAACTCCGCGTTCCAGGAGCGAACCAACGGCACCCGGCAGCTGCTCGGGGCGGAAGGCCGCGATCATCGTGGACCCGCCGGCGGCCGCGTAGGTGAACGCCCACCACGCCGCCACGGTCACGAGGACGCCGAACGTGCCCCAGGCCACGGCCGCACCTCGTCCGGCGCCCCCGCCCGCCCGTCCCCGGGGCGGGGACGGCGAACTCGCCCGGTCACTGTGCGCACCCGCTGACGGCGCGGCGGCGAGATCCGTGCCGGTGCTCTCGGGCGTGCTGCGGGATGTGGGACTCATGCCTGGATCTCCTCGGTGCGTGTGGTGCCGTGCATCCCGAACGCACCCCAGCCGCCTGCCCTTGCGATGCTCCGGGTCACCAGTGCGTCGTCCACCAGCTCGCGGTGCGCGGTGGCAGGATCGAGCCCGGTGAGGAACCCGGCGGGGGCATCCACCACCGTGTCCTGCATCGCGCGCACCAGCTCCTGCGTGAAGCTCGGGTACGGGTAGGGCCGGAAGTCCAGGGACTCGCCGTGCCAGTCAGGGTGGTGCAGGGCGTCGGCATGCGCGGCCGCGGTGTAGGTCAGGGCCCGCTGGATCACGGGCTTCGGCTGCGGGAGGTAGCCGGAGGCCAGCACCGCCGCGGTCTCGGGGCGGTTCGTCCGCGCCCACGCCTGGGCCCGGACCAGCGCGTCCATGAAACCAGCCGCCTGCTCGGGACGATCTCTCAGCAGCTCCCCGCGCAGCATGGTCACGCAGCAGGCGTGGTCCCGCCACACGTCCCCCAGGAACCGGTGGATCGTGCCCACGTGCTTCGCCTCTGCGGCCGCGTTGAACGGGTCCGCGACCACGTACCCGCCGATCACCCCGTTGTTCAGTGCGGGCAGCATGTCCGAGGGGGCCATCGGGACCAGCGCCACGGTCCGGGCGCTCGTGGACGGGCTTTCACGCATCACGGGTGTCAGACCCTCGGCGCGGAGCATCTTCTGCACCACCACGTTGTGGATGGACCACCACGCGGGGATCGCCACGGTGCGGCCGGCAAGCCCCGCCAGGTCCGTGATCTCCGGGTGCACAGTCAGCGACGAGCCGTTCGTGTGGTTCCACGCCGTGATCCGCACGTCCGCCTGCAGCTCGTAGCGCATGTACAGGGCCATGGGCATGAGCATGTGGATAGCCTCCACCTTGCCGGCCACGAAGGCTTCGGACAGCGAGGACCAGCTGCGGAACAGGACGGGCCGCGCGACGGCAACCCCGGCGTCCTCGTAGTAGCCGTTGGCGTGGGCCACCAGCAGGGGCGCGGCATCACTGATGGGCAGGTAGCCGATGCGCACGGGCCGCGAGGCACCGTCCGCGCCGCTGACAGCGCGGGTGCCGGTATAGAGGGACCCCGCGCCCCAGGCCGCGCCCGTCAGCGTGGCCGCGATGGCCCCGGCATGCAGCACGGCCCGTCGAGTGGTGAGCGGTCCGCTCATATCTCCCAGGTTCCCGCTTCGTCGTCGACACCGCGGTACGTTGCCAGGATCTGCTCGGCCGTGGTGGCGTCCCGGGAGGGAACCCACTGGCGGCGGAAACCCCGAGGCCCGGCGAAGAACCCGATCCTGTCCCCCAGGGACATTGCCTCGGCGACGTCGTGCGTGACCAGGAAGACCGTCAGCCCGAGGTCAGTGGTCAGCTGCCGCAGCCACTGCTGCAGGTCCTCACGGGTGGCGGGGTCCAGCGCGCTGAAGGGCTCGTCGAGCAGCAGCACGTCCGGGTGCACGGCGAGTGCCCTACCCACGGACACCCGCTGCGCCTGGCCGCCGGAGAGCTCCTGAACGGGGGTGTGGGCGAGCTGGTCGAGGCCGAGGACCTCGAGCAGCTCGCCCACGCGCTCCTCGTCGAAGCGATCGCGATTGCGGCGGTACCTGCCGCCGAGGGCGACGTTGCGCCGCACGGACAGCCATGGGAACAGCGCCGGGGACTGGAACACGACGGCCAGGCGGGCATCCGGGTCTCCGAACTCGATGGTGCCCTCGTCGAGGGTTTCGAGGCCGGCGATGGC from Kocuria rhizophila DC2201 includes these protein-coding regions:
- a CDS encoding glycosyltransferase family 4 protein translates to MKLLFDARYIRTDHHDGISRYSTELLAATARAARQDPRVRLCALVSDPAQRAFVPEDVATVTGPPVTSPAEVLTALAANRFDPDVVFSPMQTMGSLGRRYRLILTLHDLIYYEHPQPPGDLPLPVQWGWRAYHRAWWPQRLTLNRADAVATVSETSRQQILAHRLTKRDVRVVANAAPWAGIPEDKALARLPQRGTDLVYMGSFLPYKNVETLLRAMAHLPGHTLHLLSRISPARRAELQALVPAGARVVFHGGVGEAEYRELLSTCAALVTASRAEGYGLPLVEAFAEGAPVVCSELPIFREVAGDAAGYAPVDDDAAFAARVRELTNPAVAHERVLAGLERICEHTWEDSARDLLDLAWELHQRT
- a CDS encoding ABC transporter permease, with translation MAWGTFGVLVTVAAWWAFTYAAAGGSTMIAAFRPEQLPGAVGSLLERGVVVQDAVTSLWRLLGGLLLATAIGVPLGLVIGSWQRVRWASAPVVQFLRMVSPLSWAPVAVALFGVGSAPVVFLVAAAAVWPITLNTAAGVAALDPAHLRVARTLGATPFERLLTVVFPSIRPYVMTGVRLALGISWVVLVPAEMLGVSTGLGYEILNARDRLAYDEMLVVILVIGLLGIALDALAQWLLRERVVRA
- a CDS encoding ABC transporter substrate-binding protein, with translation MSGPLTTRRAVLHAGAIAATLTGAAWGAGSLYTGTRAVSGADGASRPVRIGYLPISDAAPLLVAHANGYYEDAGVAVARPVLFRSWSSLSEAFVAGKVEAIHMLMPMALYMRYELQADVRITAWNHTNGSSLTVHPEITDLAGLAGRTVAIPAWWSIHNVVVQKMLRAEGLTPVMRESPSTSARTVALVPMAPSDMLPALNNGVIGGYVVADPFNAAAEAKHVGTIHRFLGDVWRDHACCVTMLRGELLRDRPEQAAGFMDALVRAQAWARTNRPETAAVLASGYLPQPKPVIQRALTYTAAAHADALHHPDWHGESLDFRPYPYPSFTQELVRAMQDTVVDAPAGFLTGLDPATAHRELVDDALVTRSIARAGGWGAFGMHGTTRTEEIQA
- a CDS encoding ABC transporter ATP-binding protein, with product MGTAQARVIPSQGHDGTTGATGSTGAALCVRGVRKTYPGAGRPALDGVDLTLHRGETLAVLGPSGSGKSTLLRAIAGLETLDEGTIEFGDPDARLAVVFQSPALFPWLSVRRNVALGGRYRRNRDRFDEERVGELLEVLGLDQLAHTPVQELSGGQAQRVSVGRALAVHPDVLLLDEPFSALDPATREDLQQWLRQLTTDLGLTVFLVTHDVAEAMSLGDRIGFFAGPRGFRRQWVPSRDATTAEQILATYRGVDDEAGTWEI